The nucleotide sequence GGCGACTCTCGAGGGCCAGGGCTACCTGCCGCCAGCGGTGGTCGCCGAACTGCGTGAGGGCTACGAGTTTCTGCGCTACACCGAGCACGCCCTGCAGGCGATCGCCGACCGGCAGACACAGATGCTCCCGGACAACGACGACGATTGTGCGCGGGTCGCCCTGATCATGGGTTTCGACAGCTGGCCGGCGTTTCATGCGCAACTGATGTACTGGCGTGGCCGGGTCGACTGGCATTTCCGCCAGGTGATCGCCGATCCCGATGAAGACGAGGCGGGCGGTGGTACACCGTGCATCGGTGGCGAATGGCTGCCGCTGTGGGAGGAGGCGCTGGACGTGGTGGCCAGCGTTCGGCAACTGGAGGATGCCGGGTTCCGCGAGCCGGAGATCGCCTGGCGGCGGCTTAGTGATTTGCGCAGCGGCCCGCAGGTGCGCGCCATCCAGCGCCTCGGCCGCGAGCGCCTGGACGCCTTCATGCCGCGCCTGCTGGCCCAGGCGGTCGAGCACGACTATCCGGATCTGGTCCTCGAGCGCGTGTTGCCGCTGGTCGAGGCTGTGGCGCGCCGCTCCGCGTATCTGGTCTTGCTTAGCGAAAACCCCGGCGCGCTGGAGCGCCTGCTGCGGTTGTGCACCGCCAGTCCGCTGATCGCCGAACAGATCACCCGCTTTCCTTTATTGCTCGATGAATTGCTCAACGAGGGCCGCCTGTTCAAGCCGCCGCTGGCGCCCGAGCTGGCTGCCGAGCTACGCGAGCGGCTGACGCGGATTCCCGAAGACGACCTCGAGCAGCAGATGGAAGCGCTGCGCCACTTCAAGTTGGCCCACGGCTTGCGCGTGGCCGCTTCGGAGATCGCCGGCACGCTGCCGCTGATGAAAGTCAGCGACTATCTGACCTGGCTGGCCGAGGCGATTCTCGATCAGGTCCTGGCGCTGGCCTGGCGCTACAGCACCGCGCGGCATGGCACGCCGCGGCGCAGCGACGGCAGCCTGTGCGATCCGGATTTCATCATTGTCGGTTATGGCAAGGTCGGTGGCCTGGAGCTGGGCCACGGCTCGGACCTGGATCTGGTGTTCATCCACGACGGCGACCCGCAGGCTGAGACCGACGGCGACAAGCCGATCGACGGTGCGCAGTTCTTCACCCGTCTGGGCCAGCGCATCATTCATCTCCTGACCACCCAGACCACCTCCGGCCAGCTTTATGAGGTCGACATGCGCCTGCGCCCCTCCGGCGCCTCGGGGCTGTTGGTCAGCTCGCTGGGCGCCTTCGAGCGTTATCAGCAGAACGAGGCCTGGACCTGGGAGCATCAGGCGCTGACCCGTGCCCGGGTGTTGGTCGGCAGCCCGCGCGTGGCCAGCGCCTTCGAACACGTGCGCGCCGCCGTGCTGGGGCGCGAGCGCGACCCGGGCAAGCTGCGCGAGGAGGTCAGCGAGATGCGCGCGAAGATGCGCGACAACCTCGGCAGCCCGACGACCCTCGCCGGTACCGGCGCCAACGCCTTCGCCGCCGAGGCGCCGTTCGACCTCAAGCAGGACGCCGGCGGTATCGTCGATATTGAATTTATGGTGCAATACACGGCCCTGGCCTGGTCGCACCAGCACCCGCAATTGCTGCGCTGGACCGACAACATCCGCATCCTGGACGAGTTGGAAGCGGCCGGATTGTTGCCTGGTGACGACGCCCGCCTGCTGCAGGAGATCTACAAGGCCTACCGTGCAGTGGCGCACCGCTTGGCCCTGCAGAAGCAGCCGGCGGTGGTGACGGGCGACCAGTTCCACACCGAGCGCCGCGCCGTGATGCGCATCTGGGGCGAGCTGGAGCTGGAGCTGAACTGACGACAAGATTGAGCAGGGCGCGCATGCGGCGCGACCTGTCGGTGGTAGCGGCGGAATTGACTGCCGACGCCGCCACTCTGATGAACGAATCGAACACTTGAGGAGCTGGCAAAGATGTCGATGGCCGATCGTGATGGCGTGATCTGGTATGACGGCGAAATGGTGCAGTGGCGCGACGCTACCACCCATGTGCTGACCCACACCCTGCACTACGGTATGGGCGTATTCGAAGGTGTCCGCGCCTACAACACGCCGCAAGGCACGGCGATCTTCCGCCTGCAGGCGCACACCGACCGCCTGTTCGATTCGGCGCACATCATGAATATGCAGATGCCGTTCAGCAAAGAACAGGTCAACGAAGCGTGCCGCGCCGCCGTGCGCGAGAACAACCTGAAAAGCGCCTACATCCGTCCGATGGCCTTCTATGGTTCCGAAGGCATGGGCCTGCGCGCCAGCGGCCTGCAAGTGCACCTGATCGTCGCCGCCTGGGACTGGGGCGCGTACATGGGCGAGGAAGCGCTGCAGCAAGGCATCAAAGTGCGCACCAGCTCCTTCACCCGTCACCATGTGAACATCTCGATGACCCGCGCCAAATCCAACGGTGCCTACATCAACTCGATGCTGGCCCTGCAGGAAGCCATCTCCGGCGGTGCCGACGAGGCGATGATGCTCGACCCGGAAGGTTACGTGGCCGAAGGTTCCGGTGAGAACATCTTCATCATCAAAGACGGCGTGCTGTACACCCCGGAAGTCACCGCCTGCCTCAACGGCATCACCCGCAACACCGTGCTGCGTCTGGCGGAAGAGCAAGGTCTGAAACTGGTGGAAAAACGCATCACCCGCGACGAGGTGTACATCGCCGATGAGGCCTTCTTCACCGGCACCGCTGCTGAAGTCACGCCGATCCGCGAAGTCGACGGTCGGGCGATTGGCATTGGCCGTCGCGGTCCGATCACCGAGAAGCTGCAAACCGCATACTTCGATCTGGTGACCGGCAAGACCAGCGCGCACGCCGAGTGGCGCACGCTGGTATAAGACGTACGGCGCTGGCAGCGTCTGGCGCGGGGCCATTCGACGGTGGCCCGCTTGCCAAGATTGAAAAGCCTGCGACGAAGACCCATTTCAATGGGCAAGTAGGCGGGACTGAAGCAGAGCAATACATCAATAAGGCAGTGACTGGGGAGGCGTAAGCCTCCCTGCTCATTTCCGGAGCCGTGATGAGAATACTGATCGTTGGGCCGAGCTGGGTCGGTGACATGGTGATGGCGCAGACGCTGTTTCACTGTTTGAAACAGCGCCACCCCGATTGCGTGATCGACGTGCTGGCGCCCGAGTGGAGCCGGCCGATACTCGAGCGCATGCCCGAAGTGCGCCAGGCGCTGAGCTTCCCGCTGGGTCATGGCGTGCTGGATCTCGCCGCGCGGCGCAAGATCGGCCGCAGTCTCAGGGGCCAGTACGATCAGGCGATTCTGCTACCCAATTCGCTGAAGTCGGCGTTGGTGCCGCTCTTCGCCGGCATCCCCAAGCGCACCGGCTGGAAGGGCGAAATGCGCTACGGTCTGCTCAATGACCTGCGCAAACTCGACAGGCAACGCTATCCGCTGATGATCGAGCGCTTCATGGCACTGGCGTTCGAGCCGGCTGCCGAGCTGCCGCAACCCTATCCGCAGCCGCGTTTGCAGATCGACCCGGCCAGCCGTGCGACGGCGCTGGAGCGATTCGGCCTGAGTCTCGATCGTCCCGTGCTGGTGCTGTGTCCCGGCGCCGAATTCGGCGAGGCCAAGCGCTGGCCGGCCGAGTACTACGCCAAGGTCGCCGAGCTGAAAATCCGCGCTGGCTGGCAGGTGTGGATCTTCGGCTCGAAGAACGACCACCCCGGCGGTGAAGATATCCGCATGCGCCTGATTCCTGGCCTGCGCGAAGAACTGCGCAATCTCGCCGGTGAGACCAGCCTGGCCGAAGCCATCGACTTGATGTCCTGCGCCGGAGCGGTGGTGAGCAACGATTCCGGACTGATGCATGTCGCCGCCGCGCTGAACCTGCCGCTGGTGGCGGTGTACGGCTCGACCTCGCCGCAGTTCACCCCGCCGCTGGCCGATCAGGTGGAAATCGTCCGGCTGGGCATCGAATGCAGTCCGTGCTTCGACCGTACCTGCCGCTTCGGGCATTACAACTGTCTGCGCGAGCTGAAGCCGCGGCCGGTGATCGAGGCCCTCGACCGGCTGGTCGCTGACCCGATTGAGGTCGGCGAATGAGAGTGCTGCTGATCAAGACGTCCTCGCTGGGCGACGTGATCCACACCTTGCCGGCGCTCACCGATGCAGCGCGGGCGATTCCCAGCATCCGCTTCGACTGGGTGGTGGAAGAGGGCTTCGCCGAGATTCCCGCCTGGCACCCGGCGGTCGCCGAGGTGATTCCGGTGGCGATCCGCCGTTGGCGCAAGAACCTCTGGCAAACCCTCAGGAGTGGTGAGTGGGCGCGCTTCAAGCAACGTCTGCGCAGCCGCCGCTACGACCTGGTGATCGACGCCCAATGCTTGCTGAAAAGCGCCTGGTTGACCCGCTATGCCCAGGCCCCGGTGGCCGGGTTGGACGGCAATTCCGCCCGCGAGCCGCTGGCCAGTCGCTTCTATGACCGGCGCTACGCGGTGGCCAAGGGTCAGCATGCCTTGGAGCGGGTGCGTCAGTTATTCGCCCAGGCGCTCGACTATCCACTGCCGCAAGGCGTCGTCGATTACGGTCTGGACCGCAATCGCCTGGCCGATCCGGTGGTGCCGGCTTACCTGTTGTTTCTGCATGGCACCACCTGGGCCAGCAAACACTGGCCGGAAGCTTATTGGCGTGCGCTGCTCGAGCGGATGAACGAACTGGCCTGGGACGTGCGCCTGCCGTGGGGCAATGCCGACGAACAGGCCCGCGCCGAGCGGCTGGCCGAGGGCCTGGCGCATGTCAGCGTGCTGCCGCGTTTGAATCTGGCCGGGATCGCCAAAGTCATCGCCGGGGCGCGCGCCTGTGTCGCGGTGGACACCGGCCTCGGCCATCTGGCCGCGGCGTTGGATGTGCCGACCATCTCCCTGTACGGGCCGACCCGCCCGGACCTGGTCGGCGCCTATGGCGGCTCGCAGGTGCATTTGTGCGCGGAAGGCCCGGACGCCGGCTCGGGTGACCGCGACAAGCTCTGTTTCGACAGCCTGCGCCCGGAACGGGTGGCGCTGGAGTTGGAAGCGCTGCTATTGAGCGAGCCGGTATGTTGATGTGCGGCGCTCTGGCACCTTTTGCGGTCACCGGCCGCTCCCGCTGTTCGACAAGGATTTAACGATCACATGACCCTCGCGTTCGTCCTCTACAAGTACTTTCCGTTCGGCGGCCTGCAGCGCGACTTCCTGCGCATCGCCCTGGAATGCCAGCAGCGTGGCCACGCCATTCGCGTCTACACGATGATCTGGGAAGGCGAGGTGCCAGACGGTTTCGAGGTGCTGGTGGTGCCCGTCAAGGCGCTGTTCAACCACAAGCGCAACGAGAAATTCACCGCCTGGGTACAAGCCGACCTGGCGCGGCGGCCGGTTGATCGGGTGGTTGGTTTCAACAAGATGCCCGGTCTGGATGTCTACTACGCCGCCGATCCGTGCTTCGAAGATAAGGCGCAGACCCTGCGCAGCCCGCTGTACCGCAAATGGGGTCGCTACAAGCACTTCGCCGACTACGAGCGGGCGGTCTTCGCCCCTGAAGCGAAGACTGAGATCCTGATGATCTCTGAGGTGCAGCAGCCCTTGTTCGTCCAGCACTACGCCACCCCGGCGTCGCGCTTTCACCTGCTGCCGCCGGGCATTGCCGCCGACCGCCGCGCGCCGGCCAATGCCGCCGACGTGCGCGCCGAGTTCCGTGGTGAGTTCGGCCTCCAGGACGACGACCTGCTGCTGGTGCAGATCGGCTCCGGCTTCAAGACCAAAGGCCTGGATCGCAGCCTCAAGGCGCTCGCCGCGCTGCCGCGCAAGCTGCGCAAACGCACTCGGCTGATCGTCATCGGTCAGGACGATCCCAAGCCGTTCCTGTTGCAGATCAAGACCCTTGGTCTGTCGGACCAGGTGCAGATCCTCAAGGGCCGCAGCGACATCCCGCGTTTTTTGCTCGGCGCCGACCTGCTGATCCATCCGGCTTACAACGAGAACACCGGTACTGTACTGCTCGAGGCGCTGGTCGCCGGTTTGCCGGTGCTGGTCAGCGATGTCTGCGGCTATGCCCATTACATCGCCGAGGCCGATTGCGGGCGTGTGGTGCCCAGCCCGTTCGAGCAGGACAACTTGAATCGCCAGCTCGCCGAGATGCTTGGCGATGACGCCCAGCGCATGGCCTGGGCGCACAACGGCCTGGCCTTCGCGGACAGCGCCGACCTGTACTCCATGCCGCAACACGCGGCAGACGTGATCCTGGCTGGGCGGTGAACGCATGACTGTGATCCTCAGCGAGCCGTTCAAGAGCCTGTGGGCCGGTCGCGATCCGTTCGCCGCGGTCGAGCAGCTACAGGGCCAGGTGTACCGCGAGTTGGAGGGCCGGCGCACGCTGCGCACCGAGGTCGCCGGGCGCGGCTATTTCGTCAAGATCCACCGCGGCATCGGCTGGGGCGAAATTGCCAAGAATCTGCTCAGTGCCAAATTGCCGGTACTCGGCGCAGGCCAGGAATGGCGGGCTCTCCACCGCCTGCATGAGGCCGGCGTACCGACCATGACCGCCGTCGCCTATGGCGAGCGCGGCACCAATCCGGCGAGCCGTCACTCGTTCATCATCACCGAAGAACTGGCGCCGACCGTCGACCTCGAAGTGTTCACCCAGACGTGGCGCGAGCAGCCGCCTGAGCCGCGCCTCAAGCGTGCGCTGATCGCCGAAGTGGCGCGGATGACCGGCACCATGCACCGCGCCGGGGTCAATCATCGCGATTGCTATATCTGTCATTTCCTCCTGCATACCGACCAAGTGCCGACGGCCGACAATCTCAAGCTGTCGCTGATCGACCTGCACCGTGCACAAACGCGTGAGAGCACACCGCGCCGCTGGCGCGACAAGGACCTGGCCGGGCTGTATTTCTCGGCGCTGAACATTGGTCTGAGCCGGCGCGACAAGCTGCGTTTCCTCAAGGGCTATTTCTTAGCGACACAGGGCGAGCAGTCGCTGCGTGGGATTTTGCGTGACGAAGCGCGCCTGCTGGCTTGGCTGGAGCGCAAGGCCGAGCGCCTGCTGCTCCGCTATCAGCGTAAATACGCTCCGGGGGCACAAGGATGAGCGGCTGGACAGTGGCGGAGCAATTGGAGCCATCGGCGGCTGCGCTGTTTGCCGATCTCGACGCGGTGTTCGCCCTGCAAGGCGAAGAAATTACGCGCGATACGCTGTCCGAAGTCTTGCGCGTCGAGCATCTGGGGCGGCGTTATTACGTCAAACGCTACTGGGGTGGCGGTAAAGGTTTGCGCCGTTACCTCGGCCGGCCACGGGTCAAGGCCGAGTGGCAGAACCTCAAGCACTTCGCCAAATGGGGCATCGCCACCGCGCCGCTGGTGGCTTACGGCCTGGAACGTCAGCACGGCAAGTTCGCCCGCGGAGCGGTGATCACCGCGGAACTGCTCGGCACCGATGACCTGGGCGTGCTGGCCCGGAATAATGACCCGCGCTTGCGGGATGCGCGCTGGGTCGACACGATCAGCCGCCAATTGGCCAAGGCTACGCGAGTCCTGCATGACCATCACTTTGCCCACAATGATTTGAAGTGGCGTAATTTGCTGGTCAACCAGCAGGCCGAGCTGTTCTTCATCGATTGCCCGGCGGGTGACTTCTGGAGCGGCGCCATGCTGCGCCGGCGCATCGTCAAAGACCTCGCCTGTCTGGACAAAGTCGCCAAGCAGCAGCTGTCGGCCAGCCAGCGCTTGCGTTTCTACCTGCAATACCGCGATCGCCAGCGTCTGAACGCCAGCGATAAGAAACGCATCCGCCAGATCGTCGAGTTTTTCGAGGGGCGCGAATGAACGACTTTATCGCCGCAGAGGATCGCGCCTTGCTGGAGCGCCATGGCTTGGCCGACTTCGAGGCCTTGTGGGCGCTCCAACTGGAAGCGGTAGACGAGCCGAATACCGGGCGCGGCGGCTGGAGCAGCGTCTATCGCCTGGATCTGGGCGAGGCGGCCTATTACCTGAAGCGGCAAAGCAACTACCTGACCCGCAGCCCACTGCACCCGTTCGGTGAGCCGACTTTCGCCCGTGAATTCCGCAATATCCAGCGTTATCACGAGCGCGGCATTCCGGTCTTGCGGGCGGCGTTCTTTGCCGAACGACGCCTGCCTGGCGAGCAACGCGCGATTCTCCTGACTCGCGCGCTGGATGGCTGGCAGGACCTCGAGCATTGGCTGCAGCGCTGGGATGAAATAGCCGCCGAGCGGCGTGCGGCCATCCTGCGCACGTGTGGCCAACTGGCCCGGCGGTTACACGCAGCGGGGCAGATGCATGGCTGCCTCTATCCCAAGCATATTTTCCTGCGTGAAACCGACGATAACTTCCAGGCCTGCCTGATCGATCTGGAAAAAGCCCGGCCACTGCTGTTCGGTCGCTACGACCGGGTCAAGGATCTCGAGCCGCTGCTGCGCCGCGCCAGGGGTTGGGATGAGACGGATGTGGAGCGCTTGCTGGACGCTTATCTGGGCGATCGTGACGATCTGCATAATTGGTCGCGGCGCTTGCTGGCGCGCCGCCGCTACAAAGAGGCGTACCGATGACCCTAAGCGAATTGAGCGCAGCTGGCCGCTCGCCACGGTTGCCGCTGGAGCTGGAGCTGGCAGACGCTGCCGGCTCCTCGACCTTGCGCGTGGACAGCCTGCTGCGCGTCTTGCCTGGCCGCCGTTATGTCGGTGTCGGCGACTGGCGCGGGCGCAAGGTGCTGGCCAAGTTATTGGTCGGTCGCCGTGCGTCACGCTATTTTCTGCGTGAGCTGCAAGGCGCGCGTTCGCTCGCTGAGCAGAACCTGCCAACGCCGGCACTGCTCGCCAGCGGCTTGATCGAAGGCGAGGGCGGTTGGCTGCTGTTCGATTACCTCGACGGCGCCGAAAGCCTTGGCGATGTCTGGGCGGCAGTGCAGGACCAGGCGCCGGTCTCCGAGCCGCAGCGCGCGGTACTCGGCGCGGCCCTCGAAGCGATTGCCGCGCTGCATGGCAAAGGCCTGTGGCAGGCCGATCTGCACCTGGACAATCTGCTCCGCCATAACGGCCAGCTGTATCTGATCGACGGCGGCAGCGTGCAGGGGCAAACGCCCGGGCAGCCACTCGGTCGCGAGCAGGTGCTGGCCAATCTCGGGGTGTTCTTCGCTCAGCTGCCACCGGCACTCGAGCCGCATATCGAGGAATTACTGGTGCACTACCTGCTGGCCAACAGCGAACATGCCCTGCCGCTCGAAGCTTTGCTCAAGGAAGTCGCCAAGGTGCGGCGCTGGCGCCTGCGCAGCTACCTGAAGAAGGTCGGCCGCGATTGCACTCTGTTCAGTGTGCAGCGCGGCGCCTTTGGCTTGCAGGCGCTGTGGCGGGAGCGCGAGGTGCCATTGCAGCTGCTGTTGCAAGCGCCCGATAGCTGGGCGGAGCAAGGCCAGATCTACAAAGACGGTGGCTCGGCGACTGTGGCCAAGGTCATACTCGATGGCCAGCCGCTGGTGATCAAGCGCTACAACATCAAAAATTTGCTGCATTGGTTCAGGCGTTTCTGGCGCCCCAGCCGCGCCTGGCACAGCTGGCGCGAAGGCCATCGCCTGCAGCTGCTGGGCATCGCCACGCCGCGCCCGCTGGCACTGATCGAGCGGCGTTGGTGCTGGTTGCGCGGGCGCGCCTACCTGATTACCGAATGCTGCGATGGTCAGGATATACTCGCGAATTTCCAGCATTACTTGGACGATTCACCCCCGGAACACCAGCTGCTCGCACTGGATAGGCTGTTCGCCAGCCTGATTCGCGAGCGCATCAGTCATGGTGATTTAAAGGGTACCAACCTGTTCTGGCAGGAGCAGCCAGGTGGCGGCAATTGGGCGCTGATCGATCTTGATGCTATGCATCAACATCACAGTCGCCGAGCTTTCGCCCGCGGCTACGCGCGGGACAGAGCGCGTTTTTTGCGCAATTGGCCTGCCGATTCGGCGCTGCACCGTTTGCTTGACCGACGTTTACCGCAGGTGTCCGACATCTGCTCAGAAGATTAGAAAGAGGCTAGACCTGTGGCATTGACGATTCTCGGCCTTTCCGGCGCCCTCAGTCATGATCCCTCCGCCGCGCTGTATATCGACGGCAAACTAATCGCTGCCGTCGAAGAAGAGCGCTTCGTGCGCGATAAGCACGCGAAGAATCGTATGCCCTACGAGTCGGCCAAGTTCTGCCTGGAGCAGGCCGGGATCAAGCCCGAAGATGTCGATGTGGTGGCGATTCCGTTCGCGCCGATCAGTCTGTTTGGCAAGGCCCGCTGGCATTACGCCAAGCGTTACGCCTACGCGCCGGATCGCGCCCTCGACGCCATCCTGATGGGCAATCGCCGCTACAAGCGCTATCACAAGCGCATTCAGTGGTGCCTGCAGCAACTCGGTTTCGATCTGAAGAGGATCAAGATCCAGCCGGTCGAGCACCACCTGGCGCATGCCTCCAGTGCCTACCACTGCTCGGGCTTCACCGAGAAAACCGCGATCCTCGGCATCGACGGCAAGGGTGAGTACGCCACCACCTTCTTCGGCTACGGCGAGAACGGCAAGATTCACAAGCTCAAAGAGTTCTACGATCCGGATTCGCTTGGCGGCCTGTACGGTGCGATCACCGAATTCCTCGGTTTCGAGATGCTCGACGGCGAATTCAAAGTCATGGGCATGGCGCCCTACGGCGATGCCAGCAAGTACGATTTTTCGCGCCTGGCCAAATTCGAGAATGGCGAACTGGTGATC is from Pseudomonas sp. LS44 and encodes:
- the glnE gene encoding bifunctional [glutamate--ammonia ligase]-adenylyl-L-tyrosine phosphorylase/[glutamate--ammonia-ligase] adenylyltransferase; this translates as MSLPPFAVLPISLQPFSERAEQALQAALSDQPDAQQCLDGWPESRREAFVRVCAASDFVSQQASRDAPGFIALADSGELERSLAAGELRAQLSAALAECADESDLGRRLRRYRNRQQLRIIWRDITRQADLRETCRDLSELADACIDEAYQWLYLRHCEQFGTPIGRRSGQAQHMVILGMGKLGAFELNLSSDIDLIFGFPESGETQGVKRALDNQEFFTRLGQRLIKALDAITVEGFVFRVDMRLRPYGSAGALVLSFNALEQYYQDQGRDWERYAMIKARVVGGDQGAGKQLLEMLRPFVYRRYLDFSAIEALRAMKQLIQQEVRRKGMADNIKLGSGGIREVEFIAQAFQLIHGGRDLSLQQRPLLKVLATLEGQGYLPPAVVAELREGYEFLRYTEHALQAIADRQTQMLPDNDDDCARVALIMGFDSWPAFHAQLMYWRGRVDWHFRQVIADPDEDEAGGGTPCIGGEWLPLWEEALDVVASVRQLEDAGFREPEIAWRRLSDLRSGPQVRAIQRLGRERLDAFMPRLLAQAVEHDYPDLVLERVLPLVEAVARRSAYLVLLSENPGALERLLRLCTASPLIAEQITRFPLLLDELLNEGRLFKPPLAPELAAELRERLTRIPEDDLEQQMEALRHFKLAHGLRVAASEIAGTLPLMKVSDYLTWLAEAILDQVLALAWRYSTARHGTPRRSDGSLCDPDFIIVGYGKVGGLELGHGSDLDLVFIHDGDPQAETDGDKPIDGAQFFTRLGQRIIHLLTTQTTSGQLYEVDMRLRPSGASGLLVSSLGAFERYQQNEAWTWEHQALTRARVLVGSPRVASAFEHVRAAVLGRERDPGKLREEVSEMRAKMRDNLGSPTTLAGTGANAFAAEAPFDLKQDAGGIVDIEFMVQYTALAWSHQHPQLLRWTDNIRILDELEAAGLLPGDDARLLQEIYKAYRAVAHRLALQKQPAVVTGDQFHTERRAVMRIWGELELELN
- the ilvE gene encoding branched-chain-amino-acid transaminase, with product MSMADRDGVIWYDGEMVQWRDATTHVLTHTLHYGMGVFEGVRAYNTPQGTAIFRLQAHTDRLFDSAHIMNMQMPFSKEQVNEACRAAVRENNLKSAYIRPMAFYGSEGMGLRASGLQVHLIVAAWDWGAYMGEEALQQGIKVRTSSFTRHHVNISMTRAKSNGAYINSMLALQEAISGGADEAMMLDPEGYVAEGSGENIFIIKDGVLYTPEVTACLNGITRNTVLRLAEEQGLKLVEKRITRDEVYIADEAFFTGTAAEVTPIREVDGRAIGIGRRGPITEKLQTAYFDLVTGKTSAHAEWRTLV
- the waaF gene encoding lipopolysaccharide heptosyltransferase II, producing the protein MRILIVGPSWVGDMVMAQTLFHCLKQRHPDCVIDVLAPEWSRPILERMPEVRQALSFPLGHGVLDLAARRKIGRSLRGQYDQAILLPNSLKSALVPLFAGIPKRTGWKGEMRYGLLNDLRKLDRQRYPLMIERFMALAFEPAAELPQPYPQPRLQIDPASRATALERFGLSLDRPVLVLCPGAEFGEAKRWPAEYYAKVAELKIRAGWQVWIFGSKNDHPGGEDIRMRLIPGLREELRNLAGETSLAEAIDLMSCAGAVVSNDSGLMHVAAALNLPLVAVYGSTSPQFTPPLADQVEIVRLGIECSPCFDRTCRFGHYNCLRELKPRPVIEALDRLVADPIEVGE
- the waaC gene encoding lipopolysaccharide heptosyltransferase I yields the protein MRVLLIKTSSLGDVIHTLPALTDAARAIPSIRFDWVVEEGFAEIPAWHPAVAEVIPVAIRRWRKNLWQTLRSGEWARFKQRLRSRRYDLVIDAQCLLKSAWLTRYAQAPVAGLDGNSAREPLASRFYDRRYAVAKGQHALERVRQLFAQALDYPLPQGVVDYGLDRNRLADPVVPAYLLFLHGTTWASKHWPEAYWRALLERMNELAWDVRLPWGNADEQARAERLAEGLAHVSVLPRLNLAGIAKVIAGARACVAVDTGLGHLAAALDVPTISLYGPTRPDLVGAYGGSQVHLCAEGPDAGSGDRDKLCFDSLRPERVALELEALLLSEPVC
- a CDS encoding glycosyltransferase family 4 protein → MTLAFVLYKYFPFGGLQRDFLRIALECQQRGHAIRVYTMIWEGEVPDGFEVLVVPVKALFNHKRNEKFTAWVQADLARRPVDRVVGFNKMPGLDVYYAADPCFEDKAQTLRSPLYRKWGRYKHFADYERAVFAPEAKTEILMISEVQQPLFVQHYATPASRFHLLPPGIAADRRAPANAADVRAEFRGEFGLQDDDLLLVQIGSGFKTKGLDRSLKALAALPRKLRKRTRLIVIGQDDPKPFLLQIKTLGLSDQVQILKGRSDIPRFLLGADLLIHPAYNENTGTVLLEALVAGLPVLVSDVCGYAHYIAEADCGRVVPSPFEQDNLNRQLAEMLGDDAQRMAWAHNGLAFADSADLYSMPQHAADVILAGR
- the rfaP gene encoding lipopolysaccharide core heptose(I) kinase RfaP — protein: MTVILSEPFKSLWAGRDPFAAVEQLQGQVYRELEGRRTLRTEVAGRGYFVKIHRGIGWGEIAKNLLSAKLPVLGAGQEWRALHRLHEAGVPTMTAVAYGERGTNPASRHSFIITEELAPTVDLEVFTQTWREQPPEPRLKRALIAEVARMTGTMHRAGVNHRDCYICHFLLHTDQVPTADNLKLSLIDLHRAQTRESTPRRWRDKDLAGLYFSALNIGLSRRDKLRFLKGYFLATQGEQSLRGILRDEARLLAWLERKAERLLLRYQRKYAPGAQG
- a CDS encoding lipopolysaccharide kinase InaA family protein, with the protein product MSGWTVAEQLEPSAAALFADLDAVFALQGEEITRDTLSEVLRVEHLGRRYYVKRYWGGGKGLRRYLGRPRVKAEWQNLKHFAKWGIATAPLVAYGLERQHGKFARGAVITAELLGTDDLGVLARNNDPRLRDARWVDTISRQLAKATRVLHDHHFAHNDLKWRNLLVNQQAELFFIDCPAGDFWSGAMLRRRIVKDLACLDKVAKQQLSASQRLRFYLQYRDRQRLNASDKKRIRQIVEFFEGRE
- a CDS encoding lipopolysaccharide kinase InaA family protein, translated to MNDFIAAEDRALLERHGLADFEALWALQLEAVDEPNTGRGGWSSVYRLDLGEAAYYLKRQSNYLTRSPLHPFGEPTFAREFRNIQRYHERGIPVLRAAFFAERRLPGEQRAILLTRALDGWQDLEHWLQRWDEIAAERRAAILRTCGQLARRLHAAGQMHGCLYPKHIFLRETDDNFQACLIDLEKARPLLFGRYDRVKDLEPLLRRARGWDETDVERLLDAYLGDRDDLHNWSRRLLARRRYKEAYR
- a CDS encoding lipopolysaccharide kinase InaA family protein; translation: MTLSELSAAGRSPRLPLELELADAAGSSTLRVDSLLRVLPGRRYVGVGDWRGRKVLAKLLVGRRASRYFLRELQGARSLAEQNLPTPALLASGLIEGEGGWLLFDYLDGAESLGDVWAAVQDQAPVSEPQRAVLGAALEAIAALHGKGLWQADLHLDNLLRHNGQLYLIDGGSVQGQTPGQPLGREQVLANLGVFFAQLPPALEPHIEELLVHYLLANSEHALPLEALLKEVAKVRRWRLRSYLKKVGRDCTLFSVQRGAFGLQALWREREVPLQLLLQAPDSWAEQGQIYKDGGSATVAKVILDGQPLVIKRYNIKNLLHWFRRFWRPSRAWHSWREGHRLQLLGIATPRPLALIERRWCWLRGRAYLITECCDGQDILANFQHYLDDSPPEHQLLALDRLFASLIRERISHGDLKGTNLFWQEQPGGGNWALIDLDAMHQHHSRRAFARGYARDRARFLRNWPADSALHRLLDRRLPQVSDICSED